The following are from one region of the Carassius gibelio isolate Cgi1373 ecotype wild population from Czech Republic chromosome A13, carGib1.2-hapl.c, whole genome shotgun sequence genome:
- the LOC128026643 gene encoding homeobox protein SIX6-like, which translates to MFQLPILNFSPQQVAGVCETLEESGDVERLGRFLWSLPVAPSACEVLGKNESVLRARAVVAFHGGNFSELYHILENHKFTKDSHAKLQALWLEAHYQEAEKLRGRPLGPVDKYRVRKKFPLPRTIWDGEQKTHCFKERTRHRLRDWYLQDPYPNPSKKRELAQATGLTPTQVGNWFKNRRQRDRAAAAKNRLQQQVMSVGSDRSLGDNDTTVDRLDPASSPDVSLSSKAAISVTSSDSECDV; encoded by the exons ATGTTCCAGCTGCCCATCTTGAATTTCAGCCCCCAGCAGGTCGCGGGGGTATGCGAGACGCTCGAGGAGAGCGGCGACGTGGAGAGGCTCGGTCGCTTCCTCTGGTCACTCCCGGTGGCGCCGTCCGCCTGCGAAGtcctcgggaagaacgagtctgTCCTGCGCGCGCGCGCTGTCGTGGCCTTTCACGGAGGTAACTTCAGCGAGCTCTACCACATACTAGAGAACCACAAATTCACCAAGGACTCACACGCGAAGCTGCAGGCGCTCTGGCTCGAGGCGCACTACCAGGAGGCTGAGAAACTCCGTGGGCGTCCGTTAGGACCAGTGGACAAGTACCGCGTCCGAAAGAAGTTTCCACTGCCTCGGACGATATGGGACGGCGAACAGAAAACGCACTGCTTCAAGGAGAGGACGCGGCATCGATTGAGAGATTGGTACCTGCAGGACCCTTACCCGAACCCGAGCAAAAAAAGAGAGCTGGCGCAGGCGACTGGACTCACGCCCACGCAAGTGGGCAACTGGTTCAAAAACCGAAGGCAGAGAGACCGCGCTGCAGCAGCCAAGAACAG GCTACAGCAGCAGGTTATGTCCGTTGGCTCAGACCGATCGCTGGGGGACAATGACACCACAGTAGACCGACTGGATCCTGCCTCAAGCCCAGATGTCAGTCTCTCGAGCAAGGCCGCCATCTCCGTCACCTCCAGCGACAGTGAATGTGACGTCTAA
- the LOC128026147 gene encoding homeobox protein SIX4-like isoform X2, giving the protein MSVSSTEVTVAGEIKKENVKYAEPLESSTDSRGHVKLLILDTPVATGMLVRQHQTQTSPPERKMPTMDSLSAHTSPAAASNSLAFSAEQVACVCEALQQGGNVDRLARFLWSLPQSDLLRGNESILRAQALVAFHQARYPELYSILESHSFSPSCHSALQDLWYKARYTEAEKARGRPLGAVDKYRLRRKFPLPRTIWDGEETVYCFKERSRNALKDLYKQNRYPSPAEKRNLAKVTGLSLTQVSNWFKNKRQRDRNPSEAQSKSESDGNHSTEDESSKGRESLSPCPMSICADGTIGNAVLPLCSGDLEAGVIVQQAGDSRTSVSPPSVIFNRVSINTPTSVFHNGTPSFLSTTGHVLFSGMNLELQSLVCRSTADVEMDDRGQDKGVTEDPALAYPLFHCSVNGTDTEVKAEDVRQDVLVQNQTTSISSAFTVTPSNGLQLEGYNLDPEDNGTSLLSNKVALPTLQLSSSSSPSSVTQGVADDSSPAPASLCHNQVEKQDRLQLTSLESSTALYSLSSIHTLSAVKKEPLETPGGYLYHLGYSPDPTHSSPTRLNTIMTTTLQDYTTLTREGRER; this is encoded by the exons ATGTCTGTTTCCTCTACTGAAGTGACAGTGGCAGGCGAGATCAAAAAGGAAAATGTGAAGTACGCGGAGCCTCTCGAGAGCTCCACGGACAGTCGGGGGCACGTCAAACTCCTGATTCTGGACACTCCAGTGGCCACCGGGATGCTCGTCAGGCAGCACCAGACGCAGACCTCTCCACCAGAGCGCAAGATGCCCACTATGGACTCTTTGTCTGCGCACACTTCACCCGCAGCAGCATCGAACTCTTTGGCTTTCTCAGCGGAGCAGGTTGCGTGTGTTTGCGAGGCGCTTCAGCAGGGGGGCAACGTGGATCGACTCGCCCGGTTTCTTTGGTCTCTCCCGCAGAGCGACTTACTGCGCGGGAATGAAAGTATTCTTCGCGCTCAGGCGCTGGTGGCTTTCCACCAGGCGCGTTACCCGGAGCTTTACAGCATCTTGGAGAGCCACAGTTTCAGCCCCTCGTGCCACTCTGCCCTGCAGGACTTATGGTACAAAGCCCGGTACACGGAGGCGGAGAAGGCCCGCGGTAGACCACTGGGCGCAGTGGATAAATATCGCCTGCGACGCAAGTTTCCGCTTCCCCGGACCATCTGGGATGGAGAGGAGACGGTGTACTGCTTCAAAGAACGCTCAAGGAACGCGCTGAAGGACCTCTATAAGCAGAACCGGTACCCGTCCCCGGCCGAGAAAAGGAATCTGGCCAAGGTCACAGGACTGTCCCTCACACAGGTCAGCAACTGGTTCAAAAACAAGAGGCAGAGAGACAGAAACCCGTCAGAGGCGCAGTCCAAAAG TGAGTCAGATGGAAATCACAGTACGGAGGATGAGAGCAGTAAAGGTCGGGAGTCTCTGTCCCCGTGTCCAATGTCAATCTGTGCTGATGGGACCATAGGCAATGCAGTTCTTCCTCTCTGTTCTGGAGATCTGGAGGCCGGGGTCATTGTCCAGCAGGCTGGAGACAGCAGGACCTCTGTCTCGCCACCATCCGTCATCTTTAACAGAGTCTCAATCAACACTCCCACTTCTGTTTTCCACAATGGCACCCCTTCATTTCTTTCCACCACAGGACATGTCCTCTTCAGTGGCATGAACTTGGAACTCCAGTCCCTGGTTTGCAGGTCAACGGCAGATGTGGAAATGGATGATAGAGGACAGGACAAAGGGGTAACTGAAGATCCTGCACTGGCGTACCCCTTATTTCACTGCAGTGTGAATGGGACAGACACAGAGGTGAAAGCAGAGGATGTAAGGCAGGATGTGTTGGTCCAGAACCAGACCACGTCCATTAGCTCCGCCTTTACTGTCACCCCATCCAATGGCTTGCAGCTTGAAGGTTACAACTTGGATCCTGAAGACAATGGGACCTCGCTGCTTAGTAACAAGGTGGCACTTCCTACCTTGCAACTCTCATCATCTTCTTCACCCTCATCAGTCACACAAG GCGTTGCTGATGACAGTTCTCCTGCTCCTGCCTCTCTGTGCCACAACCAGGTGGAGAAGCAGGACAGGCTGCAGCTGACCTCTCTTGAGTCCAGCACAGCACTCTACAGTCTAAGTAGCATTCACACACTGTCTGCTGTGAAGAAGGAACCTTTGGAGACTCCTGGAGGATACCTTTACCACCTGGGTTACAGTCCTGACCCCACCCACAGCTCCCCCACCAGACTTAACACCATCATGACAACCACCCTTCAAGACTACACCACTCTCACA AGGGAGGGAAGGGAGAGATGA
- the LOC128026753 gene encoding homeobox protein six1a-like, which produces MSILPSFGFTQEQVACVCEVLQQGGNLERLGRFLWSLPACDHLHKNESVLKAKAVVAFHRGNFRELYKILESHQFSTHSHPKLQQLWLKAHYVEAEKLRGRPLGAVGKYRVRRKFPLPRTIWDGEETSYCFKEKSRGVLREWYTHNPYPSPREKRELAEATGLTTTQVSNWFKNRRQRDRAAETKERENSENSCVGGKQSQRSSLDGVKSLMSSSEDEFTPPQSPEHNPVLLLQGNMNNHGAPAYPMPGLGAQHSVHSMQGHPHQIQDSLLGSLTSSLVDLGS; this is translated from the exons ATGTCAATCTTGCCCTCTTTCGGTTTTACGCAGGAGCAGGTCGCGTGCGTCTGCGAGGTGCTGCAGCAGGGTGGAAATCTGGAGAGGCTCGGACGTTTCCTTTGGTCCCTACCAGCCTGTGATCACCTCCACAAGAACGAATCCGTGCTGAAAGCGAAGGCCGTGGTGGCCTTCCACCGGGGAAACTTCCGTGAGCTCTACAAGATCCTGGAGAGCCACCAGTTCTCCACGCACAGCCACCCCAAGCTGCAGCAGCTGTGGCTGAAGGCGCATTACGTGGAGGCAGAAAAGTTGCGGGGCCGCCCGCTAGGCGCTGTGGGCAAATACCGAGTGCGTAGAAAATTTCCTCTGCCCCGTACGATCTGGGACGGTGAGGAGACCAGTTACTGCTTTAAGGAGAAGTCGCGGGGCGTGCTGCGTGAATGGTACACGCACAATCCTTATCCATCTCCACGGGAGAAGCGGGAGCTGGCGGAGGCAACGGGACTGACCACCACACAGGTCAGCAACTGGTTTAAAAACAGGAGGCAGAGGGACCGGGCAGCTGAGACAAAAGAGAG AGAAAACAGCGAGAACAGCTGCGTTGGCGGTAAGCAGAGCCAGCGGTCTTCGCTCGACGGAGTGAAGTCGCTCATGTCCAGCTCGGAAGATGAGTTCACTCCGCCGCAGAGCCCCGAGCACAACCCCGTGCTGCTTCTGCAGGGGAACATGAACAATCACGGAGCTCCAGCATACCCAATGCCCGGCCTCGGTGCGCAACATTCGGTGCATAGCATGCAAGGACATCCGCACCAGATCCAGGATTCACTGTTGGGATCTCTAACATCCAGCCTTGTGGATTTAGGATCTTAA
- the LOC128026147 gene encoding homeobox protein SIX4-like isoform X1, producing the protein MSVSSTEVTVAGEIKKENVKYAEPLESSTDSRGHVKLLILDTPVATGMLVRQHQTQTSPPERKMPTMDSLSAHTSPAAASNSLAFSAEQVACVCEALQQGGNVDRLARFLWSLPQSDLLRGNESILRAQALVAFHQARYPELYSILESHSFSPSCHSALQDLWYKARYTEAEKARGRPLGAVDKYRLRRKFPLPRTIWDGEETVYCFKERSRNALKDLYKQNRYPSPAEKRNLAKVTGLSLTQVSNWFKNKRQRDRNPSEAQSKSESDGNHSTEDESSKGRESLSPCPMSICADGTIGNAVLPLCSGDLEAGVIVQQAGDSRTSVSPPSVIFNRVSINTPTSVFHNGTPSFLSTTGHVLFSGMNLELQSLVCRSTADVEMDDRGQDKGVTEDPALAYPLFHCSVNGTDTEVKAEDVRQDVLVQNQTTSISSAFTVTPSNGLQLEGYNLDPEDNGTSLLSNKVALPTLQLSSSSSPSSVTQGVADDSSPAPASLCHNQVEKQDRLQLTSLESSTALYSLSSIHTLSAVKKEPLETPGGYLYHLGYSPDPTHSSPTRLNTIMTTTLQDYTTLTVSAALLAQTDLTSEFRGHDAQMTSNLNGDFLCAVSEGGKGEMRAVEDEGGKQLTKLKTVHIEEEMTDL; encoded by the exons ATGTCTGTTTCCTCTACTGAAGTGACAGTGGCAGGCGAGATCAAAAAGGAAAATGTGAAGTACGCGGAGCCTCTCGAGAGCTCCACGGACAGTCGGGGGCACGTCAAACTCCTGATTCTGGACACTCCAGTGGCCACCGGGATGCTCGTCAGGCAGCACCAGACGCAGACCTCTCCACCAGAGCGCAAGATGCCCACTATGGACTCTTTGTCTGCGCACACTTCACCCGCAGCAGCATCGAACTCTTTGGCTTTCTCAGCGGAGCAGGTTGCGTGTGTTTGCGAGGCGCTTCAGCAGGGGGGCAACGTGGATCGACTCGCCCGGTTTCTTTGGTCTCTCCCGCAGAGCGACTTACTGCGCGGGAATGAAAGTATTCTTCGCGCTCAGGCGCTGGTGGCTTTCCACCAGGCGCGTTACCCGGAGCTTTACAGCATCTTGGAGAGCCACAGTTTCAGCCCCTCGTGCCACTCTGCCCTGCAGGACTTATGGTACAAAGCCCGGTACACGGAGGCGGAGAAGGCCCGCGGTAGACCACTGGGCGCAGTGGATAAATATCGCCTGCGACGCAAGTTTCCGCTTCCCCGGACCATCTGGGATGGAGAGGAGACGGTGTACTGCTTCAAAGAACGCTCAAGGAACGCGCTGAAGGACCTCTATAAGCAGAACCGGTACCCGTCCCCGGCCGAGAAAAGGAATCTGGCCAAGGTCACAGGACTGTCCCTCACACAGGTCAGCAACTGGTTCAAAAACAAGAGGCAGAGAGACAGAAACCCGTCAGAGGCGCAGTCCAAAAG TGAGTCAGATGGAAATCACAGTACGGAGGATGAGAGCAGTAAAGGTCGGGAGTCTCTGTCCCCGTGTCCAATGTCAATCTGTGCTGATGGGACCATAGGCAATGCAGTTCTTCCTCTCTGTTCTGGAGATCTGGAGGCCGGGGTCATTGTCCAGCAGGCTGGAGACAGCAGGACCTCTGTCTCGCCACCATCCGTCATCTTTAACAGAGTCTCAATCAACACTCCCACTTCTGTTTTCCACAATGGCACCCCTTCATTTCTTTCCACCACAGGACATGTCCTCTTCAGTGGCATGAACTTGGAACTCCAGTCCCTGGTTTGCAGGTCAACGGCAGATGTGGAAATGGATGATAGAGGACAGGACAAAGGGGTAACTGAAGATCCTGCACTGGCGTACCCCTTATTTCACTGCAGTGTGAATGGGACAGACACAGAGGTGAAAGCAGAGGATGTAAGGCAGGATGTGTTGGTCCAGAACCAGACCACGTCCATTAGCTCCGCCTTTACTGTCACCCCATCCAATGGCTTGCAGCTTGAAGGTTACAACTTGGATCCTGAAGACAATGGGACCTCGCTGCTTAGTAACAAGGTGGCACTTCCTACCTTGCAACTCTCATCATCTTCTTCACCCTCATCAGTCACACAAG GCGTTGCTGATGACAGTTCTCCTGCTCCTGCCTCTCTGTGCCACAACCAGGTGGAGAAGCAGGACAGGCTGCAGCTGACCTCTCTTGAGTCCAGCACAGCACTCTACAGTCTAAGTAGCATTCACACACTGTCTGCTGTGAAGAAGGAACCTTTGGAGACTCCTGGAGGATACCTTTACCACCTGGGTTACAGTCCTGACCCCACCCACAGCTCCCCCACCAGACTTAACACCATCATGACAACCACCCTTCAAGACTACACCACTCTCACAGTGAGTGCAGCCTTACTTGCCCAAACGGACCTTACCAGTGAGTTCAGAGGTCATGATGCCCAGATGACCTCAAACCTAAATGGAGACTTCCTATGTGCGGTTTCAGAGGGAGGGAAGGGAGAGATGAGAGCAGTCGAGGATGAAGGGGGGAAACAACTGACAAAACTAAAAACAGTGCATATAGAGGAAGAGATGACTGacctctga